One segment of Carya illinoinensis cultivar Pawnee chromosome 1, C.illinoinensisPawnee_v1, whole genome shotgun sequence DNA contains the following:
- the LOC122319358 gene encoding uncharacterized protein LOC122319358 isoform X4, whose protein sequence is MEPNVNTPDIQTQFLDSQYSPPSFSVGGKVETGDADELKYLESTVPFDATVTTDDAFGTQLVNLAGETQVLSIAGETQGYDDANCSENMATQLFDVFDNQVAGVMEGKGTEEAEDFRDSDEQSDDESIRSGSGQSVVGEKIYNSLHEHHNKGLLERFDPLPDKEHTAELHVSTATCVVEGNLKPKPGPLRLGFTSVRVASLRASALAARMALKGINNGSCSLPNKNQSLGVGEEVDQEHGQCNGKMRGSKNKNVWVGSRTARKLFTEDLHDDCRGLLNLNNVEGEELPHLPACDDGLAGLSYVDSQEPEELSQANALNFLEGFLKDNVGEIEQADRVKKIGGKSNSVSSTEGLQSFAKKAIDRNIIGEAAIFDGDDSHEHEGGGETFCRRKEEFLFGRGHGRKSFTLPQKPEGSSLDEYRDHEENLDFDNNRTGLAHSDSKLMWHNPKVSDKTVQMMKLKKTLVSESDKEFSDHPCGQSENNVNETDVSEMSNIGFDTQMAAEAMEALFHGESIANHDDKDVYQGNENNVKGSCRGSLGGNTNKVIHSRQPFCRKGANLSDIGFASLKNLESMSANSRKESSISLEKHSDNVRKQSGIDLVRKQSKRVHLIAEECLTANGNGNSKKKISRTIEKRKAGGAFDRICTNESNRCDESAFLSGVSAVKKRHLQGEVGAHVSVSRQTRQLLVGNHLKKAENASGDGREELNYPIEVCALIEKSNSSSAIQASELLEERSSISGSNQSRRVRSIKSSQPDLLAPELIDCNNGSIIDSLRYPRRRRSNRNMSGQENGSDCLDGVLEPSVQLKYVKNSVSKRKRSWGDAKIPFVDSNLKKTRSGHASVFGKSGDVDVKIIITDLTDAKARKDSKRNSDASCPSSTGKVNSRLDESPRSCKTNLSKPNLLKEIRSLSAAVPELASVSKASRKRRDMNDVRILYSHHLDEDIMKQQKKILARLGFSTVSSIMDATHFIADQFIRTRNMLEAIASGKPVVTHLWLESCGQASCFIDEKNYILRDAKKEREFGFSMPVSLARASQHPLLEGQRVFITPNIKPSKETISSLVKAVQGQVHNFCRFNCL, encoded by the exons ATGGAGCCAAATGTCAATACTCCCGATATCCAGACCCAGTTCCTTGATAGCCAATATTCGCCTCCTTCATTTTCTG TAGGTGGAAAGGTTGAAACTGGGGATGCTGATGAATTGAAATATCTGGAAAGCACTGTGCCTTTTGATGCTACTGTTACCACTGACGATGCATTTGGCACCCAATTAGTGAATCTCGCTGGGGAAACCCAAGTATTGAGTATTGCTGGCGAAACCCAAGGATATGATGATGCCAATTGCAGTGAAAATATGGCCACCCAGTTATTTGACGTGTTTGATAATCAAGTTGCTGGTGTTATGGAAGGCAAAGGAACAGAAGAAGCTGAAGATTTTCGTGATAGTGATGAGCAGTCTGATGATGAATCAATAAGAAGTGGCAGTGGCCAGTCTGTGGTTGGGGAGAAGATTTACAATTCTCTTCATGAACATCATAATAAGGGGTTATTGGAGAGATTTGATCCTTTACCAGATAAAGAGCATACTGCAG AACTCCACGTTTCAACTGCAACATGTGTGGTTGAAGGCAACCTAAAACCAAAACCTG GACCTCTACGATTGGGGTTTACTTCAGTTCGTGTAGCATCATTGAGGGCGTCTGCTCTGGCTGCTCGCATGGCTTTGAAGGGAATCAACAATGGATCCTGTTCTCTCCCAAATAAGAATCAGTCTCTGGGAGTTGGTGAGGAAGTAGATCAGGAACATGGGCAATGCAATGGAAAAATGAGGGGGTCAAAGAATAAAAATGTATGGGTTGGCAGTAGAACCGCTAGAAAACTTTTTACTGAGGATTTGCATGATGACTGTAGAGGACTTCTTAACTTGAATAATGTTGAAGGAGAAGAGTTGCCTCATTTGCCTGCTTGTGATGATGGATTGGCAGGTTTAAGCTATGTGGACTCTCAAGAACCTGAAGAGTTATCGCAGGCCAATGCATTGAATTTTTTGGAAGGGTTCCTGAAAGATAATGTCGGGGAGATTGAACAAGCTGATCGTGTAAAGAAAATTGGGGGAAAATCAAATTCTGTCTCAAGTACAGAGGGCCTGCAAAGTTTTGCCAAGAAAGCCATTGATAGAAACATAATTGGAGAAGCAGCGATTTTTGACGGGGATGATAGTCATGAGCATGAAGGAGGTGGAGAAACCTTCTgcagaagaaaagaagagtTTTTGTTTGGTAGAGGCCATGGAAGAAAATCTTTTACCCTACCCCAGAAGCCTGAAGGAAGCAGCCTAGATGAGTATAGAGaccatgaagaaaatttagattTCGATAACAATAGAACAGGTTTAGCTCATTCGGATTCAAAATTAATGTGGCATAACCCAAAAGTGAGTGACAAGACAGTGCAAatgatgaaattgaaaaaaactcTAGTCAGTGAGTCGGACAAAGAGTTTAGTGACCATCCCTGTGGACAGTCGGAGAATAATGTTAATGAGACAGATGTGTCAGAAATGTCAAACATAGGTTTTGATACGCAAATGGCTGCTGAAGCTATGGAAGCCTTGTTCCATGGTGAGAGCATTGCTAACCATGATGATAAAGATGTCTATCAAGGTAATGAGAACAATGTAAAGGGTTCCTGCAGAGGTTCTCTTGGAGGAAATACAAATAAGGTAATTCATTCAAGGCAACCCTTTTGTCGTAAGGGGGCAAACCTCTCTGATATAGGGTTTGCTTCACTAAAGAATTTGGAGAGCATGAGTGCCAATTCAAGAAAAGAGTCTTCAATTTCCTTGGAGAAACATTCTGATAATGTCAGGAAGCAGAGTGGAATTGATCTGGTCAGAAAACAATCGAAGAGGGTTCACTTGATTGCTGAAGAATGTCTTACTGCCAATGGGAATGGAAACTCGAAAAAAAAGATATCTAGGActattgagaaaagaaaagctggAGGAGCTTTCGACAGAATTTGCACTAACGAGTCCAACAGATGTGATGAAAGTGCATTCCTAAGTGGAGTTAGTGCAGTTAAGAAGCGGCATTTACAAGGCGAGGTTGGTGCTCATGTATCTGTTTCTCGTCAAACTAGACAGTTATTGGTAGGTAATCATTTGAAGAAGGCTGAGAATGCATCTGGTGACGGTAGGGAAGAGCTGAACTATCCGATTGAGGTATGTGCCTTAATAGAGAAAAGCAATAGTAGTTCAGCCATACAAGCTTCTGAATTGTTGGAGGAAAGATCATCTATATCGGGCTCTAATCAATCCAGAAGAGTTAGAAGTATAAAATCAAGTCAACCCGATCTATTGGCTCCGGAGTTGATAGATTGTAACAATGGTTCTATAATTGATTCATTGAGATATCCCAGGAGGAGAAGATCTAATCGAAATATGTCTGGTCAGGAAAATGGATCGGATTGCTTAGATGGTGTACTTGAACCATCTGTTCAGTTGAAATACGTTAAAAACTCTGTATCCAAGCGCAAAAGGTCATGGGGTGATGCTAAAATTCCTTTTGTTGATTCAAACCTGAAGAAAACACGTTCAGGGCATGCTTCTGTATTTGGAAAGTCTGGTGATGTGGAtgtcaaaattataattacagaTCTAACTGATGCAAAGGCTAGAAAAGACTCTAAGAGAAATAGTGATGCAAGTTGCCCTTCATCAACTGGAAAGGTGAATTCCAGGTTGGATGAATCACCGAGGTCATGCAAGACGAACCTGTCAAAACCAAACCTTCTGAAAGAAATCCGTAGCTTAAGTGCTGCAGTCCCTGAACTTGCTTCTGTTTCAAAAGCTTCAAGGAAGAGGAGAGATATGAATGATGTTCGAATCTTGTACAGCCACCACTTGGATGAAGATATAATGAAGCAGCAGAAGAAG ATTTTGGCTCGGCTAGGATTTTCCACGGTGTCTTCTATTATGGATGCCACACACTTCATAGCTGATCAATTTATTCGTACAAGGAATATGTTAGAGGCAATTGCTTCTGGAAAACCGGTAGTGACACATTTATGGCTTGAGAGCTGTGGACAAGCTAGCTGTTTCATTGATGAGAAAAACTACATACTGAGGGATGCCAAGAAGGAAAGGGAGTTTGGATTTAGCATGCCAGTTTCATTGGCACGTGCATCCCAGCATCCACTTTTGGAG GGTCAAAGAGTTTTTATTACCCCAAATATAAAGCCTAGTAAAGAAACAATTTCCAGTTTGGTTAAAGCTGTTCAGGGCCAGGTACACAATTTTTGCAGGTTTAATTGTCTATGA